The Trichosurus vulpecula isolate mTriVul1 chromosome 3, mTriVul1.pri, whole genome shotgun sequence genome includes a window with the following:
- the SPACA9 gene encoding sperm acrosome-associated protein 9, whose product MNEVKELLRNIEQTYKLFQQQQFTFIAALEHCRENAHDKIRPISSIGQVQDYMDHYCNNSTDSRILHMFLKLCTELSKLCQQFESLHPGTPATNNILDKCKILVSQSNDLSSLRARYPHDVVNHLSCDEARNHYGGVVSLIPVTLDLMKEWIAHSEKLPRKISQHVSDQEGEKKSTGDKLSCPPLATQTLARKERNRDPKKHYKSRGKNQKKVFIPPWRPPGGPTL is encoded by the exons ATGAATGAGGTGAAAGAATTACTCAGGAACATCGAACAGACTTACAAACTTTTCCAGCAACAGCAGTTCACTTTTATTGCCGCCTTGGAGCACTGCCGGGAGAATGCTCACGACAAGATCAGGCCCATCTCGAGCATCGGTCAG GTGCAGGACTACATGGACCACTATTGTAACAACAGCACTGATAGTCGGATCCTTCACATGTTCCTGAAACTCTGCACTGAGTTGAGCAAGCTCTGCCAACAGTTTGAATCCCTGCATCCTGGCACGCCAGCCACCAACAACATCTTGGACAAATGCAAAATCCTTGTCAGCCAAAGCAATGACCTGAGCAGCCTGCGGGCAAG ATACCCGCATGATGTGGTCAACCACTTGAGCTGTGATGAGGCAAGGAATCACTATGGAGGAGTTGTGAGTCTTATCCCTGTAACACTGGACTTAATGAAAGAATGGATTGCCCACTCTGAAAAATTACCACGCAAAATAAGTCAGCATGTGAGTGACCAGGAGGGCGAAAAGAAGAGTACAGGAGACAAACTTAGCTGCCCTCCCCTTGCCACACAGACTTTggctaggaaagaaagaaatagggacCCTAAGAAACATTACAAATCTAGAgggaaaaatcaaaagaaagtttTCATTCCTCCTTGGAGACCACCTGGTGGACCTACCCTTTAA